The following coding sequences are from one Musa acuminata AAA Group cultivar baxijiao chromosome BXJ2-4, Cavendish_Baxijiao_AAA, whole genome shotgun sequence window:
- the LOC135609704 gene encoding CASP-like protein 3A1 — MDVTGAVRKSAAAEVGIQMPEAAKDSAMAADSGTMSGPLVPVTGGKDHRAAAAMGWDTVAVGVRLATVLSSLLSLSIMVTAEQRGSLSVFGIQIPLYSKWSFSDSFEYLVGILAAVAAHSLLQLLLSLRKLAQGLPVIPSHSHAWIIFAGDQVFAYAMMSAGSAAAGVTNLNRTGIRHALIPDFCKPLHSFCNHMAISISLAFLSCLFLAISAVLDVLWLSKY; from the exons ATGGATGTGACAGGGGCGGTGAGGAagtcggcggcggcggaggtgggGATACAAATGCCGGAGGCGGCGAAGGATTCGGCAATGGCCGCCGACTCCGGGACAATGAGCGGGCCCCTGGTGCCTGTGACAGGGGGAAAAGACCACCGGGCGGCCGCCGCGATGGGGTGGGACACGGTGGCGGTGGGCGTACGGCTGGCCACGGTCTTGTCGTCGCTGCTGTCACTTAGCATAATGGTGACGGCGGAGCAGCGCGGGAGCCTCTCGGTCTTCGGCATCCAAATCCCGCTCTACTCCAAGTGGTCCTTCTCCGACTCTTTCGA GTATTTGGTGGGGATcttggcggcggtggcggcgcaTTCGCTGCTGCAGCTTCTGTTGAGCTTGAGGAAGCTGGCGCAGGGGTTGCCTGTGATCCCCTCCCACAGCCATGCGTGGATCATTTTCGCAGGTGATCAG GTGTTTGCATATGCGATGATGAGTGCGGGTTCTGCTGCCGCTGGAGTGACCAATCTGAACCGCACAGGGATCCGGCATGCACTGATTCCTGACTTCTGTAAGCCCTTGCATAGCTTCTGCAACCACATGGCCATCTCCATAAGCTTAGCTTTCCTCAGCTGCCTCTTTCTAGCTATCTCTGCTGTATTAGATGTACTGTGGTTGTCCAAGTATTGA